A section of the Candidatus Falkowbacteria bacterium genome encodes:
- a CDS encoding NAD-dependent epimerase/dehydratase family protein: MFKPKVLVTGGAGFIGSHQVDALVMAGYKVVVVDDLSSGSKSNVNAEAKFHQLDIREENKLRAVFEQEKPQFVFHFAAQMNVNRSVEDPVFDADVNIIGSLGLLDLCVEFGVKKVMFSSTGGALYGEAEMVPTPENYPCEPESPYGIAKLAVEKYIRFYSRQYGLEHGIMRYANVYGPRQNPKGEAGVISIFAQKLLARLQPIIHGDGHQTRDYVFVSDVINANMLSFTSPESDTYNIGTGRQSTVNEVFGHIRKSLASSIEAKHQDVFHGQNVSCLSSSKIVQALGWKPEVELAEGIEKTVKWFKSQSV, translated from the coding sequence GTGGCGCTGGTTTTATCGGCTCACACCAGGTCGATGCTTTAGTAATGGCGGGTTATAAGGTAGTGGTGGTTGATGATTTATCCAGCGGGAGTAAAAGCAATGTTAATGCTGAGGCAAAATTTCATCAACTGGATATTCGGGAAGAAAATAAATTGAGAGCTGTTTTTGAACAAGAAAAACCGCAGTTTGTTTTTCATTTTGCCGCGCAAATGAATGTTAATCGTTCAGTGGAGGATCCAGTTTTTGATGCAGACGTAAATATTATTGGTAGTTTAGGGTTATTGGATTTATGTGTTGAGTTTGGTGTCAAAAAAGTAATGTTTTCTTCAACTGGTGGAGCTTTGTATGGCGAAGCTGAGATGGTGCCAACACCAGAAAACTATCCTTGTGAACCAGAATCACCGTATGGAATTGCTAAGCTGGCAGTGGAAAAATATATCCGATTTTACAGTCGACAGTATGGACTTGAGCACGGTATTATGCGGTATGCAAATGTGTATGGACCAAGGCAAAACCCCAAGGGCGAAGCTGGAGTAATTTCAATTTTTGCTCAGAAATTACTAGCTCGACTACAGCCAATTATTCATGGTGATGGTCATCAAACCCGAGATTATGTTTTTGTTAGTGACGTGATTAATGCAAACATGCTATCTTTCACTAGCCCAGAGAGTGATACTTATAATATTGGCACAGGCAGGCAATCAACTGTAAATGAAGTTTTTGGTCATATTCGAAAGAGCTTAGCTTCTTCAATTGAGGCCAAGCATCAAGATGTTTTTCATGGTCAAAACGTTAGTTGTCTCAGTTCATCAAAGATAGTCCAAGCTTTGGGTTGGAAACCGGAGGTTGAATTAGCTGAAGGTATTGAAAAGACTGTTAAATGGTTCAAGTCACAAAGCGTATAA